A window of Zestosphaera sp. genomic DNA:
ACACCTCCTCTCCTAAAGAGCTTTGATGAGATTACGTACGTCTCGAATTCTCCCCCCTCACCTACAGGGCTTACGCCGTGTTTTTCAAGATCGTTAAGAAACTCATCAACGTTACCTTCGTTGATTATAGTGCCTAGCCACTTCATGTTGAGTCCATACGCCTGAATTGCAGTGATTATGAAACTCATGTGCTTGACTTCTTCTAGCAGAAGAGTTCTCTGATCACGCCCCCATAAAGGCGCTACATGGTCTAACCCGAGCTCCTCAGCTATTAAATCAACTCTCTCTTTCTGATACTTAGACGCTACAGCTCCCGAAATCAAGTACTCGTATCTAGATCTTAGATTTAATTTCTTAAGACTAGAAAGAACTTCTGAGACTTCAAGTTCTTTGATCCCGCTTGAACGTATCGTTACCTCATTAACGCCGATGAGGTCTGCGTGAAGCCTTGAAAACTCTATGTTGACTGAGTGAAACATCCAGGAATCACTAGCTACTGGGACAACTATGATGAGTAGATCCACCAGTATACCAGCTCTTAAAGCTTCCATGAGAGCAAAATGAGAGTCTTTGCCTCCAGTATATAATGCTGCGCCTCTCACCCCTCAATACCCTCGGAACTCAGAACTTTAATGATTGCATTAACTGTAGCAGCGAGGCATCGTTCACCATTACTTGAGTAACACATGCCCAAGACTATCAAGTCGTTATCACGTATCTGAGAATCTCTTAACTGCTGAGGAAGCTCTCCACTCTTTAGTTCTTCCAGCCCGCCCACTAAGGGAAGATAAAAAGCTCCTTTAGAGTATGTCAGTATTAAAGCTCCGTCTGCGCCCTCCTTAACTACCAAGTCTCTAAGAACTATCACTCCGCCCACCTTATACAAGATAGTGCGGCCATTACTTAAGACAAGTCCAGAGATAGCGCAGTTCGCACACACGCTCTCAATCCTTAAATAAGGAATTAATTTTATGAGGTTCCTAAGACTACCCGCCAGCTCTCTACCAGCTTCTGTTAGTTTAGTTCCATGAGGTCTTGAAATACTGATTAAACCAGCTTCCCTCAACCTGTTAAGCAAAGTCTTAATGCTAGCTTCTCCTAAGCCTGATAACCTCATTAGCTCGTGCCTGCTGCTAATACCACGCACATAAAGAAACTCAAGTACTTTAAAGACGTGATAAGGTGAGAAAGCCGGCTTAACACCGCCTCTCTCCTCAGTTATCTTGAGGAGTATCCTTACTTCCTTCATGCTCTTCAAGAATTACTTGAGTCTAACATTATAAATTAAGAATTAAAATTTATTTTGTTCATTCCAAATGTTATTTGGGTGTAAGTCTTATGAGGTACTTGAAAGGCAGGGATTTCCTTTCAGTCGCTGACTTAACCTCAGAGGAGCTTATGTTCACGCTAAGCACTGCTTACAACCTGAAGCAGAGGTTTTATGGTGGCGAGAGAATAATACCCGTGCTTAAGGGCAAAACAGTCATGATGATCTTCCAGAAACCAAGCACCAGAACCAGGATTAGTTTTGAGCAAGCTATAGTACAGTTAGGTGGTCACTCAATAACTGTTAACTGGCAGGAACTCCAGTTAGGTAGAGGCGAAACCATAGCTGACACGGCAAGAGTTCTAGAGAGATACGTTGATGGCATTGTCGCAAGAGTTTACAAACACAGCGACCTAGAAGAACTGGCTAAATATGCTAATATACCAGTCATAAACGCTTTAAGCGATAGAGAACATCCGTGCCAGGCAGTAGGAGATATGTTAACAATCTATGAAAAGAAAGGAAGACTGAAAGGAGTTACGTTAGCTTACGTAGGTGATGGAGGCAATAACGTGGCTCACTCACTAATACTGGCGGCAAGCAAGCTGGGAATCAACGTAAGAGTAGGTACTGCGGAGGGTTACGACCCAAACCCAGAGATACTCAAGGTAGCTGAAGAAGAAGCTTCGAGATCTGGTTCAGTAATAGAGATATTGAGGACACCTGAAGAAGCCGTCAGGGGAGCTGATGTCGTCTATACAGACGTGTGGGTTAGCATGGGTCAGGAAGCAGAAAGAGAAAAAAGAATCAAGGATTTGAGTAAGTTTAGAGTGACGCCGGAGCTCATGAGACTGGCTAAGAAAGACGCTATATTCATGCACTGCCTGCCAGCACTGAGAGGCATGGAGGTAGTAGATGAAGTCATAGATGGTGTTTGGTCGGTAGTCTGGGACCAAGCAGAGAACAGGCTACACGCACAGAAAGCTCTGCTCGCTCTCCTCATATAGTGTTTCCTACCTACTCCTAGTTTAAAAACTATTACAAAGATAAAAACCAAGTTAACGAGACTTTCTAGCAGTCTTCTTACGCTTCTTTCTTCTAGACTTCCTCTTCTTTTTCTTCTTCAGAGACTTCCTAGCTAAAGTCTCGAGTTGCTTGCTTTGCTTACTCAAGTACTTTCTTATTTCATCTTTAGTTATTACAGAATCTAATTTATCACTCACTATCTTCAACGCGTATATACCGTCCTCTAAATCTCCTTTAACTACTGAATCAAAAGCTATGAGTTCTTCGCTCAACTCAATCTTTTCCGTTTTTAATTTGAGGTCAGTAAACTCTAGTTCCGTACTCTCGCTAGCGTCGTTGCTCGCCACTACTTTAGCGATTAGTATCTCCTTAACCAGAGCCGGTGTTTTAAGTAGCTGGATACTAGGAGATACTTTTTTAAGACTAACAAATAGCGTCAAACCATCTCCACTTATTAATGCCGCGTCGGAATTTCTGCATATTTTTCTTAGTTCTTTATACTTTATTAGATTGCTGGGTCTTGATTTAAGTACTTCCTCAAAACTTGTTTCAGAGAATTTTACTTTTGCTTCCTTAGTTACCTTATAAAACGATAACGTTAGTTTGCTGCCTGCTAGTAGTTCTTGTCTTGATAAGCACTTAAGAGAGGCGCTAGGAAGCATAGCCAATCAACCGGGTCACGCGGGAGTATCTCTGATTATCTTTTATAGCCTATTTTCCTAAGAAACTCGTGACGGTGCTTCTTACTCTCAGCGTTCTCAACCCCGACTACTGCGAAGCCGTCTACAACTCCTATGACTCCCTTACCTTGATTTGTTTCAGCAACTAATACTTGAACAGGGTTTGCCGTAGCTGTGTATATTCTGCACACCTCCTGCACGTTCTTTAGCGAGTTCAACACGTTTATGGGCCAAGCATTCCTTAAGTAGATCACGAACGTATGTCCAGCCCCTATCTTGAGAGCGGCGTCTTCAGCTAGCTTGATTAATTCCTCGTCGTTTCCATCACTTCTAACTAGCCTCTCACCACTAGCCTCATTGAAAGCTATACCGAACTTAATCACAGTTGATGACGTTATTAGAGCTTCATAAATGTCCTCGACTGACTTAATGAAGTGTGTATGACCTATTATGATGTTGGTTCCTTGAGGTACTGGAATATCTACTACCTCTATCTTCTTCAGCTCGCCCACATTCATCACCAGAAAATAAAAACTCATGAGAAATTTAAAAATTGAGGAGTTGCTTAGTGAAGCAAACAAAGCTTCTGAGAGGCTCTATACTTAATGTAAGGTCTTGCCCCTCCCGACTCAGTCGATACCCCACAGTATTAAGTAGTCTTACGATATACTCGTAACTTACGCCTGACCTCTCACTAACGCGTAAGGATCTAAAATTAATTCCGGTCAAGATCGTAATATTGTTTTTCAAGCACTCAACTAACTTAATGTTCTCGCAACAGAAAATGACTTTCATGAACCTACGGAGAGCTGATGGTGGGTTAGCTAATAATAGCTTAGAAGCAATGTCTTCAGTTAAGAAAGTCTTTATTAAAAGGACACCCCCATAAGAAGTCTTGCAAATCTTGACTCCCTGATCTAGTGGGAAGAGGGCATCACCTATTTCAAGTTCCGCAAGTTCTTCTTTGCCGTAAATTACGGTAGCTATATAGGTAGGAGGCCAGCAAGGATTTTCTAAGTTTTCTTCGGCTTCATCACGCACATTCGTTGATTCTCCTGATTGCCTACACATGCCTGCTCACATATTCCGAGACTAACTGACAAGCTTCTCTGAAGAAAGTGTTTGTTGTGACAAGAAAGTAGTTCGTCGCTAGTCTAGCGTTTCACTTCTCAACACATAGTTTCTCCTTAATATGCTTAAAGAAAGATGGCGGCGTCCAAGCCACCCAAGCTGGAAACCTCTTTACAAAATCGTA
This region includes:
- a CDS encoding diphthine--ammonia ligase, which produces MRGAALYTGGKDSHFALMEALRAGILVDLLIIVVPVASDSWMFHSVNIEFSRLHADLIGVNEVTIRSSGIKELEVSEVLSSLKKLNLRSRYEYLISGAVASKYQKERVDLIAEELGLDHVAPLWGRDQRTLLLEEVKHMSFIITAIQAYGLNMKWLGTIINEGNVDEFLNDLEKHGVSPVGEGGEFETYVISSKLFRRGGVYIESAKLIKRPLHGFGYYIIESART
- a CDS encoding DUF4443 domain-containing protein, whose product is MKEVRILLKITEERGGVKPAFSPYHVFKVLEFLYVRGISSRHELMRLSGLGEASIKTLLNRLREAGLISISRPHGTKLTEAGRELAGSLRNLIKLIPYLRIESVCANCAISGLVLSNGRTILYKVGGVIVLRDLVVKEGADGALILTYSKGAFYLPLVGGLEELKSGELPQQLRDSQIRDNDLIVLGMCYSSNGERCLAATVNAIIKVLSSEGIEG
- the argF gene encoding ornithine carbamoyltransferase yields the protein MRYLKGRDFLSVADLTSEELMFTLSTAYNLKQRFYGGERIIPVLKGKTVMMIFQKPSTRTRISFEQAIVQLGGHSITVNWQELQLGRGETIADTARVLERYVDGIVARVYKHSDLEELAKYANIPVINALSDREHPCQAVGDMLTIYEKKGRLKGVTLAYVGDGGNNVAHSLILAASKLGINVRVGTAEGYDPNPEILKVAEEEASRSGSVIEILRTPEEAVRGADVVYTDVWVSMGQEAEREKRIKDLSKFRVTPELMRLAKKDAIFMHCLPALRGMEVVDEVIDGVWSVVWDQAENRLHAQKALLALLI
- a CDS encoding adenosine-specific kinase — translated: MNVGELKKIEVVDIPVPQGTNIIIGHTHFIKSVEDIYEALITSSTVIKFGIAFNEASGERLVRSDGNDEELIKLAEDAALKIGAGHTFVIYLRNAWPINVLNSLKNVQEVCRIYTATANPVQVLVAETNQGKGVIGVVDGFAVVGVENAESKKHRHEFLRKIGYKR